The DNA segment CGCGCAGTACGCAAAGGGCCCGAAACCGATCCGGACACAATTATGTGTATGTTTGGCAAACCTCGCCATTCTCATGCTCGACTGGAAGAATGTGTTGCAGACGGTCGTGAGCACGCTGGGCAGTGACCAAGCGGGCATCTCCTGCGTGCTGGAATTTTTGCATGTGCTGCCAGAGGAGGTGACAGAGGGGCGCAAGATTGCATTAGCAGAAGATGAGTTGCGAGACAGACAGGTGGAGCTGTTGGAGCAGAATGGCCAGCACGTGCTGCAACTGCTCATCCAGTATGCGCAATCATCGCCTGAGGCAGTCAACAATCCACAACTCATGGAGTGCATCATATCATGGATCAGAGAAGTGCCGCTGCACGATATTGTCAGCTCGCCACTGATGGAGGTTGTCATGACAGCGGTGCAAGGGGATTCTTCGTTCGATGCAGCGGTGGAGACGCTGTGTGGCATCTTTAAAGAGACGAGAGAGGTGGACGAGAACATGGACACGATCAAAGCATTGTACCCCCGACTGGCAACTTTGGCACCTCGAATAGCCACCGCATCCGACGAGGAGGATTGGGAGACGTTCAAGGGTGTGACAAGAGTGTTcgcagaagcaggagaggCCTGGGTCATACTCGTGGCTAGGGAACCACAGCAGTTCAAGACTTTGGTGGAGGCCGTGCTGGAGTGCTGTCGCCGGGACAAAGAGCGAGAGGCTCTGAGCCAGACGTTCAACTTCTGGTACGAGCTGAAGCAGTACATCACTTTGGATCGATACATGGAGGCGCGAGTCCAGATGGTCGATATCTACTCAGCACTGGTGGACATCATGATCACGCATCTGCAGTATCCGTACGCGGAGAACGGCAACGACACAGATCTATTCGACGGCGACCGAGAAGCTGAGGATCGTTTCCGCGAGTTCAGACATCAGCTTGGAGATGTGCTGAAGGATTGCTGCGAGGTGATTGGCGTTACCGATTGCCTGCAAAAGAGCTACGTGTTGATCGAGAAATGGGTCAGCGAGTTCGGCTCACAAGCACAGAACGGGCTGGTCCCACACTGGCAGAGACTTGAGGCTCCGCTGTTTAGTATGCGGGCAATGGGCCGTCAAGTGCCGTCTGATGAGAATATCATGCTGCCACGACTGATACCACTCATTGTACAGATTCCGGACCAGGAGAAGGTGCGCTTCCAAGCCGTCATGGCGTTGGGACGCTACACCGAATGGACAGCACAACATCCGGACACATTGCAAGATCAACTCAACTTCATTATGGCTGCCTTTTCGCATTCGTCGAAAGAAGTCGTTCGGGCGGCTGCGCTCAGCTTCAAATTCTTCTGCAACGACTGCGCGGAGCTGCTCAAGGGTTACATGCCTCAGATTCAGCAATTCTATGAGACGAATCTTGACGCATTGCCGCCGACCAGCCAGGAGGAGACAACAGAAGGTGTTGCTTCTGTCCTCGCAAAACAACCAATCGACGCACTGTATCAGAACGTGAAGCTCTGCTGCGACCCGATCGTGCGCCGACTCATGGCCATGGCGCAGAACGCTACCGAGAAAGAGCAGAAGTTGGCGATTGCAGATCATCTGAACCTGCTGACCATCTTCATCCAGTGGGTGACCCCGTACATCGGGCCTTCAGAACCCCATCCAGTGGTGCAGTACTGCCAGGAAATCTTTCCTGTACTGGCCACGATTTGCGAAAGCTTCATCCAATTCATACCGATTGTGGAGCGCGTCTGCCGATGCTGGAGATACATGGTTCTCTCATATCGCGTTCACGCTGCTCCTCTGTTACCAAGCCTGGCTGACAAGCTCTCCACTGGATTCGCAACCAGCAGACAAGGATGTTTCCTCTGGGCGACAGATAGCATTATTCGCGAGTTCTCCGACGAGAGCGAATATATCTCCCGACAGACGACCGATCAGATTTACGCCTTCTACGAACAACAAGCAACTGCCTTCATGCGCGCACTCAATGATCTTGCACCCGAGGAAGTGCCCGACGTCATTGAAGACTTCTTCCGCCTATCAACGGACGTGCTTCTCTACCATCCGAACAAGATTGTCGCTTCAGACTTGATGGGTACCATCCTTCGAGCCGCAACGACCTCACTGACATTGCTGAAGGAGGAGCCGATTATCGCTACGCTGCACTTCCTTCGGGATTTCCTGGCGTATGGCGGAGAAGATGCGCCATCTCCGTCCTTTGACGCGAACGACGGCACTTACAGCAATCGACCGAATCCACCTCAGATTCAGCAGACAGTGAAGGAACTCGTAAAGGCCACCGGCGAGGACTTGACGCAGCGCTGCATGACCGGCATGATGTATACCTTCCCTCCAGACTGCTTCCCTGATGCCTCCGGCGTGCTCCTTGCTCTCTTCCAACTCTTGCCCAAGGACACCGCGAACTGGGTCGGAAAGACCGTCTCGATGCTTCCACCCGGATCGATCGCcccgcaagagcaagaacgacTCCTACGCAATATCGGCCAACGCATCGACAACGGAGAAGTGCGCAAGATTAGAGGTCTGCTGCAGGACTTCACGAACTCTTATCGCCGACGGAATGTCGCTCCGCGCGAGGGCTTGGGTCGGTTGGAAGCTACGAAGTTTAAATTTACTGGTTAGAAGTCAGAAGGTAAACGGCGTGCGATAGGCAGCAGACGGGATTCTGGTTCCTCTCGTGCTGATGTGGCGCGTGCCTGGTGGGTTTCGATGCGTGGTTATTCAGCGGAGGCGGCAGCAGAGAGCAGGCGCAATGGATCGAGGATTTAGTTGGAAGTGTTACGAGAATTGCTGGAAGCAGAAAAGCAACCGTGGCGCAGTGACAAGGTAATTATCGAGTGGCCTGAAGCTGCAGGAAGTCCTCGCAGGGAAGATGAAGCAAGACATCCGTGAGGATCTTGTCAGAAGGATCCGCACGCATTTCTTGGGACGGGTGGAAGAAAGTTCTGGGTGAATGTTTTAGATTTAACGTTCacagcatgcatgcatggGCATCAGGGCCCTGGTCGGAGGATACCCCTATAAATACAATGTTCTCTTCTTTACATGCCTTTGGAAGTTTCTTCCGTGTTCGAGGACACTATACAAATACGCTTGACTTTCTCGGTCGACCCATCAGTAGGATTACTTGCGCTATGTGAAGATGCTTCTATACGGATATTCGAGGACGGTATGGCTGGTTTGTGTCAATCAGTGGAGGAATCGAAGATGTTCATTTCTGGAGATCGTACATTGATGTGCTCACTGTGACACCTGATGTGTATGCGATGAAGAACGAAAGCCGTCCAAAGGTGGCTCATTAGATACCTACGAGGATATACATTTGCACTCCTGTGTACAAATCGATCGTTGCTCATACTGCTCCCGTACTGCATGGGGGCATTCAATGCCTTGATTTTTGCCAACAAGGCCGACGCGGTGAACGACAGCATGCAAGAATCAATGTACACAAAGTGGTACGCGTTTCCTTGTCACATTCTCCCCTCGCAGGTCATATGCTGTTCGCTTGATGATCGTACTTTCAAGCTTGTTTCGCGCTTCGTACGCATGTAGAACTTTTGGCTCCAGCGAATGCCAGGAGGATAGTATGAAACAATCTGGATCGCTTGTACAAAGTCGTGACGGGAGGTCCCAGTTGACCCAGCGCTGCGGATTCAGACCGGAGGCCAGCGAGAATGCTACTCTGCGTTCTCAGACTTCTGGATTGGAGGGAAAGGTCGAGCTTTCACGTCCTTGTTCGATCCGCATCACAGCTAGCACAGCCCATCAAGCGGGCGTGGGAGATGATCTGTATGTGCCTGACGCGGAGAGTGTTTCGCTTTGCCGTGTGTAATAATTCAGATATCGCCCGCGTGGCTTCCGTCATGGGACCGACGGGATGGATTCGTCGCGTTTGGGAGAAGGTCGCCCATCGGTGAGTTGTCTGCCAGTTTTCTGTACGCCCTTATCTTGGGGGTTCGCTCTTGGAGATTTGCTTCCCTGCTCGCTGCTATTGCTCACGGTTATTCTCATCCTTTCTGCTGAGACACAACTCGACTGACCTCTCGGGTCGACCATATTTTTTGTTCTGCTCTTTACGCTCAGCAAGAATCTTCATGTACTGCCGCGAATGAATCTCCTCTTTGTGTAGAAATTGTAGATATTCATGCATTGTGGTTATCCCAACGGGGCCGAAGGCTTGATGTGCCGGAAGTCGAGCCAACCCAGAGGAGATGAGATGAGTGTTGAGACGCACATGACTGCTTTGATATCAATCGCTGGTGTCGCGTTGTTCTCAAACCGGTCCGGTGTACGAAGTGATCAGACACCAACTCAGAATCCTGAGGTAATCTGGCAGCATCATCTCGGTGTCTAAGTTGATGACTGTATCTCCGTTGCACGATGATGGCATGGTCGAACTTTTTTCCCTGCTATACAGGCACAGGCTTGTCTTGActcgacgatgatgttgcgCCTAAACTGACGATGCTATAGAACTACGGGTAATATTTTGGGAAGAGTCTGTGTTGAGTCCGGAGGTGTACGGAACGCACAGAGCTATTGTAATAGTACTGCCGGACTTATCAAGCGGCGGTAAAGATGCGGGATGGACAACGGTATAGGTAGAGTGTGTGAGTTAACTCCCATTGGCACTGTCAGTCCGTAACACGAGTGTAATAAGTGAGGGCGTAAGCCGGCGGAGCTTGTGCGAAGACGCTCCTTGTCCGGTAATATTTTCCAGTAGTGGAGCAATCAAGTGCCGATGGCTGACAATCCCACTCGTAGTCAGAAATTTCAAGCCGAAGATCTCACTCATGTGAGCCAGATATGCCCTACAAGAGACTTTGCCATTAGAAGTGTAGAAACGACGTGTATGGCGAGGATGTTTCTGTATGCATCGAGTTGATCCTCCTTCTACCTCTTCGCCAAGCCTTCCAGAGGGTGATGTAGCAGGTGCAAGAGCAAACGAGGGTGGGAAGCTGGCACGTTCAAGTCTGTGTAGCTGGATAGGGAAAGCACACATTCCAAAGCACCGCACTTGCGAACCGCACATGAACGTGCAACAACTGCCGGTCTCATCAGAAATACCTCCATTCTGGGCGGTGAAATTGCGGGCCATGTCAATAGCGAGAGCACTAGCCTAGCTCTCCCGCTCCTCACTACATTGAGGACCGCGATCTTCCACCGATCAAGACCGTCGTGGGTTCTACGATTTCACTATCAGGGACGGACCATTGAGGCCATACGATAGCGAAGCAGCAAGCTGGATGATGTACAATGCCCTCATCTAGATGAAAGTCGCATCCGGTGTCGGGCAGCGACATGAGCATGCCGCGATGTGCTGCGGACGATTGCGTCGGGCTTGCCTCACGTCCGTAAAGAGCCGCCATCGCATGGGCAACGCTTTCGGCGATAGTTGCAGTGAGTGATCGAGCAGACTAAGCTTGGATCATGAACAGAATAATTCGTGTTCACTCGGGTCCTCCACCCATCTCCTACGCTTCCAGATCTATAGCTATGGAAGCTGTTCCTTCGGAGTTGTGTTGCAAACGTGAACCTGCATACGCAAGATTTGAGAGTTATGAAGGTGTGGAGTATTTGCACGCCGCAGAGAGCATACCGACGAATGCGGCTCCCCATTAACGAAGCTTCCTAAAGAAGCAAAGTATGTTAGTGACTCCGAGAAAAGTGGACTTAGGGCAGTGGACAATTTCCCAGGAACACCGTTGCTTCTACGAGCTTGGTAGGGGCCTTTGGAAGACTTAGCATAGCTTACACGGACTTCGCACTGAAGAGTGCGACCATTCATATCCAAGCGATGATAAGTGTCCTCATCTGACTAGCTCAGTCAGATTGCTATTGGAACACCACGAGAGTGGGAATCCTAGTATAGCATTCTAGGAAAGCCAAGCATCGACCACACGCTAAAAGGCGGATGGACCAACTTCACTTTCTGAAACTCCTCGGCGGCTTCTCCATATGTCTTGGCAGGCCTCTTGCCCGACCATGCGGTAGAGCTTGAAGGATGCTATGTAGCATCGATACTGGAGTCAGAAGGTCTCGAGCCTCGAAGCAGGAGGCGTTAGTTGTCTTCAGCAAGCCTTGACAGGCCGTTGAAATTTGCGCGTTCGCCATGACACGGCAGCAAAGTGGATCGCTCTGGTAGTATTAAATGTTGGTGCCGCTCTGACCATGGTTTGCTCGCGTTCACCGCCTAGCTAAAGCATTTGCGTCCCGGAACTTCGAGGAGCACAGATCATCAAACCCGAAATCAGCAATTGTGTGACCGACGAGATAGCGATGGAAAACAGTGCGACAGAGCATTGTACGGAAATCGCTTCGACAAAATCGCTTCGAAAATCTTTTCTTGCTTGCAGAAACGCGGATCTAACGGCTGAACATATAAGCTCACCTGATTATTTCCGCTTTGAGAATAGATCGATATGCCAAAGACAACCCGCGAAATCCCAAGCCTAGAACGTCTCAAATATACAGATGTGGCCTCATGGAACCGGGAAGAAGGTACTCGCCGCAAAAGCCTCATCCGACCGTGAGCCCGGACTGCGCTGTAGTTGAGCAAGGTCTGAATCAAGTTCAACCGCCTGGACTCAATGCATGCGGCTCATGAGCAGGGCACTTCAGCGCCACCAATCGAGTGCACTGGTATGCGAGTTGCATCACGGAGATGACTTATGTCATGCTGAACGAAGTTCGCGAACGTATGCTTGTGCAGCTTCCACGAAAGGGTGACTCAAGAGGTCGAAAGGCATCAAGCTGCTTGGCGTCGGATCAATACAATGACCCCGGTAGCAAGATCGAGTAGGGCGGTCCGAGAAAGCTTGACCGTGATGTCCTTCAGCTCTATCATTCTACTGTCAATCTGGCCCACGAAAGGAATCCCTTCCATGCCCGTACGTTGCCGGACATCTGCTTCGCGCCGATGATCTGGCTTCGCATATGATCAGACACGGCCCACCTTCGGGGCGATGCTGTTGGAGCGTTGGATGTATCATAACGGACTGCGACATTGCATTACTTTGTGGGTCCACGAAACCGTATGAAGCGATCTAAGATCTCACCAAGCCGAAGTCATCTCCACATGGCGCGTAAGCTTCGAAGAAATATGGAACTGGAAAGTCCCAGAACTAGTATCGCGACTGCAATCAGTAGGACACAAGACTGCGTTGTACAAGGTGATGGTCTCTCGTGTATCAAACGCTGCTATATCTTTAGGAAACGTGCCACGCTGGGCGCCTGCTCGTGCGAGACAAAATGTCCCACTTCCCCACCGGTGCACCGGTACGGCTCCCGAGGACCGCGCGCATCACGGGAGCGAGTTGCTCTTAGCCTACTCTCGAGGCTTCGGCGGCCGCATTACATTGCACTAGTCAACTTCCCCAGTTCATAATCTCTCCAATGTCTTATTCGTCCCTGCTTGGCTTCTGAGCCCCTGACGGAATCCGAATCAACGACGCCTGTTAGTCCTCGTGTAGGGAAACTACTTCGGACCGCCCGTGGACTTCATCGGCAATAGCAAAGATAGCAGGATGAAGCTTCAACGAACGTCGTACTACTGCCTTAGTCTCTTCGCAGGACACTCGAATCTCCGGGACGTCCGAAGGTCTGGCCTCAGTCTTGCTACCACGAGGACACATCGAGCAACTGAGCAGGATCCGAGAAATTGATATATAAGGATCGATCAGCTCGACGAACAGCAGCTCATCACACACAGTTCCATCTCGACAACGCAACAGATACCAAAAGCCAAACCTCCTCAAAGCCCATCGCTCAAACCACAGTCAAAATGAAGGCCACCGTTCTCTTCTTTTGCCGCCACTTTCTCCGGCCTTGCTCTGGCAACGAACGATCACTCCGAGCACAACTGCTGCTACCAAAACAAGGAGACTGGTTGGGTGTGGACAATCCACCCCGATCTTACCCACGCGGCCTGCAATGATTGGACGGTAAATCAATTCTTTGAGCACTGTTGTAAATCGTTGACGCATCAAGCTGACTTTGGCCTTTGCTAGTCTGCATCTTATGCCAACAGCAAGTGCACCGAGAACGCCAACGTCGCGCGCATTAGCGGCCAGGATTTCTTGGGTGCTTGCAGGAAGCACATGAAGGAATGGGGTCTGCAGGATCCAGACCACGTCGGAGCCGACTACCGAGGAAACTGCAACTAGATTGTGGAAGATCTAGTCAGTGGCGATTAGAAGCTTGTCAACACCGTCGTACTACTCTGGTGAGTTTGTGCGATTGATTCACGATGATTCGGCGTGATGACCGATCCTAGAAACTGCATCGGAGTTTCATGAGTGCGCGAAAAGGCTTCTTCATGCAAGCATTGGTGGAGCATTTCTGGGATAGAGACGTTGCTTATTTCTCTTTGTGTTGGCTGTTCCACTCTTTACTGATGATGCTCGCCACGGGTCATCAGGCATCCAGCCTTGTGTAGTACTACAATCAAAGTTTCTCCGTTGCCTATGCACAGCTTCACCTTCTACTCGAATGGTGTGTGTCTACTATTGTGTTTGCGGTTGATCATTCGTAGCCGTTGGAATGTTACAAACACCTGTGAGAAGCTATCTTCGTTCGTCTCCCTGCTTTTGTGTACAATTAGGGGCAAACTTGGCTGAATTTCCGGGGAAATGTCGGTTTTAGGCACTTTTACGACGCTCGATGCCGAAGAATGTTTTGAGAcgagaagtaggaagtaggATATCGTACAAACACTTTTCAGACTTGAATTCAAAGGAGCTCGAGTAGGTCTAGACGGCCATAGCATGCTACATttcgccgctttccttcCTCGCTAACGCCCTTCGTCGTGCCAATTTCGTCCTCTACCATCCGCATCCCT comes from the Cercospora beticola chromosome 4, complete sequence genome and includes:
- a CDS encoding uncharacterized protein (BUSCO:EOG09260Z5E); translation: MTVNEAFAPVLSALAIMSSSADKSQKTQAHAFLEQFQKSQDAWTHTFSILQSAQSTDEAKLFAATTLKGKIIFDFHQIPRESWPQLRDTLLATVAQYAKGPKPIRTQLCVCLANLAILMLDWKNVLQTVVSTLGSDQAGISCVLEFLHVLPEEVTEGRKIALAEDELRDRQVELLEQNGQHVLQLLIQYAQSSPEAVNNPQLMECIISWIREVPLHDIVSSPLMEVVMTAVQGDSSFDAAVETLCGIFKETREVDENMDTIKALYPRLATLAPRIATASDEEDWETFKGVTRVFAEAGEAWVILVAREPQQFKTLVEAVLECCRRDKEREALSQTFNFWYELKQYITLDRYMEARVQMVDIYSALVDIMITHLQYPYAENGNDTDLFDGDREAEDRFREFRHQLGDVLKDCCEVIGVTDCLQKSYVLIEKWVSEFGSQAQNGLVPHWQRLEAPLFSMRAMGRQVPSDENIMLPRLIPLIVQIPDQEKVRFQAVMALGRYTEWTAQHPDTLQDQLNFIMAAFSHSSKEVVRAAALSFKFFCNDCAELLKGYMPQIQQFYETNLDALPPTSQEETTEGVASVLAKQPIDALYQNVKLCCDPIVRRLMAMAQNATEKEQKLAIADHLNLLTIFIQWVTPYIGPSEPHPVVQYCQEIFPVLATICESFIQFIPIVERVCRCWRYMVLSYRVHAAPLLPSLADKLSTGFATSRQGCFLWATDSIIREFSDESEYISRQTTDQIYAFYEQQATAFMRALNDLAPEEVPDVIEDFFRLSTDVLLYHPNKIVASDLMGTILRAATTSLTLLKEEPIIATLHFLRDFLAYGGEDAPSPSFDANDGTYSNRPNPPQIQQTVKELVKATGEDLTQRCMTGMMYTFPPDCFPDASGVLLALFQLLPKDTANWVGKTVSMLPPGSIAPQEQERLLRNIGQRIDNGEVRKIRGLLQDFTNSYRRRNVAPREGLGRLEATKFKFTG